CGCCCTAAACTCTGAGGTCATCAGCATCTCCTAGCTGTGAGGGTATAAGGAATGACGGCAGGGCACATACAGAACACATGCAGCCTAGCACCGCTCAACACCATACCCTAAGACCTATGTGAGGCCAACCTGCTTGCCGCACTGGTTTTAGAAACCCACAGCCAAAGGTAATGCTGAATACAATTTCATCCGCCGTTCAAATTCAAGATATGGGGGATAGTTTTGTCGGGCAATCACGATGACGTGGCCTGGGCACAAAAGCAAATCATTGTACGAACAGGTGAGCGGTTAATTCCTATGAAATTGAGTCAACTTCGGCTTCGCAACTGGATGGCATCGGGTCTAGTCATTGCCGCTCTGGCAGGGGTTTCTGCATGCCAAACTCCACCAGAAACTCCCACAGCCGTAGAGGATACGGAAGCCACCACCGAGACGACGGAAGCGACACCAGAATCGTTGACTACAGTCCGGTTTACCCTATCTTGGCTCCTGCAAGGCGTAGATGCACCGCTTACCCTTGCGATCGAGCGCGGCTACTTCGCGGAAGAGGGTTTGGATGTACAAATTGAGCGTGGGTATGGCTCAGCAGATACATCCAGCAAAATTGCCGCCGGTCAGTATGACATGGGCTTTGGCGACATGTACTCCATGATTGAGTTCAACGAGCGCAATCCTGACGACAAGCTGATTGTGGTGGCTGTGCCCTATAACAAAGCACCCTTTGCGATTGTGACGACGCAAGAAAGTGGCATCAACTCCATCCAAGACTTAGCTGGAAAGACTCTAGGGGCACCAGCAGGGGATGCACCTCGTCGCCTATGGCCTGTGTTGGCGGAGGAAGCAGGTATTGATCCTAACTCTGTGGAATGGGTCACCATGGAGCCCAAATTACGAGAAACCTTCTTGCTGCAAGGCAATGTAGATGCTAT
The nucleotide sequence above comes from Candidatus Obscuribacterales bacterium. Encoded proteins:
- a CDS encoding ABC transporter substrate-binding protein; the encoded protein is MKLSQLRLRNWMASGLVIAALAGVSACQTPPETPTAVEDTEATTETTEATPESLTTVRFTLSWLLQGVDAPLTLAIERGYFAEEGLDVQIERGYGSADTSSKIAAGQYDMGFGDMYSMIEFNERNPDDKLIVVAVPYNKAPFAIVTTQESGINSIQDLAGKTLGAPAGDAPRRLWPVLAEEAGIDPNSVEWVTMEPKLRETFLLQGNVDAISGFIYSMMPSLLAGGKTMDDLNIFYYKDNGLDFYGNVVLVREDFLSANEETVRAFLRAYIRGIQDMLVDPEAGLDSVVAAGDELMDRDAEKLRLQIALDELLVNEEVESLGLGAVDPARLEATIAQTVKGFELTATPDIDAVFTADYLPPLEDRQVPPASERQPLE